A single region of the Sciurus carolinensis chromosome 14, mSciCar1.2, whole genome shotgun sequence genome encodes:
- the Ccdc183 gene encoding coiled-coil domain-containing protein 183 isoform X2, translating to MKVHEADVEGQELKTITRLQEQCRALQIQGVKEKMAQNKGTLALLRSNIRRGAQDWALAKKYDQWIISRACEKDVHTRMAHGHSTMEVAREKLRKYVFDRVNAHNVLIHLVRRRGQRLESMQLELASLRNQSDATKEEKRMLQVIRQLENNIEKTTVKITTCQNMHLLYLGLLDYLKKVLAGYPTELDKLQNLVVNYCSELSDMTVMSQEAIVITDEVKRDMRQEEASFIEERRAREHRLNQQKKLIDKIHTKETSEKYRRRQTDLDFPSNMMLPDTLKVKKKETSTADLGYQTEVTAWVERVKSAVRCSHLWDIAGRFLAQRNTEESLELQMEDCEQRRTQLEALTKKLELEEALLKFRQIPSSVSFESIESKIKNMLQEEEVRLQQAHNNMTRSQQLLLTLQTGIDNLYIRLIGITLPAAQKEVAPSDTLDLHSKLAYCQGKLSYLVDRLQMLSRTEEVSTKVRDTLESSTLKEKHNMRITFEDAEEDMIETFQFADMDHSYVPSRAEIKKQAQGLIEGKLKMAKKKKK from the exons ATGAAGGTGCATGAGGCAGATGTGGAGGGGCAGGAGCTAAAGACCATCACTCGGCTCCAAG AGCAATGTCGGGCGCTCCAGATCCAGGGGGTGAAGGAAAAGATGGCACAGAACAAGGGGACGCTGGCCCTTCTGCGCAGCAACATCCGCCGTGGGGCCCAGGACTGGGCTTTGGCCAAGAAG TACGACCAGTGGATCATCTCCAGAGCTTGCGAGAAGGACGTGCACACGAGGATGGCGCACGGCCACAGCACCATGGAG GTGGCGCGGGAGAAGCTGCGCAAGTACGTCTTCGACCGTGTGAACGCGCACAACGTGCTGATCCACCTGGTGCGGCGGCGCGGGCAGAGGCTGGAGAGCATGCAACTGGAGCTGGCCAGCCTGCGGAACCAGTCAGATGCCACCAAGGAGGAGAAGCGGATGCTGCAG GTCATCCGCCAGCTGGAGAACAACATCGAAAAGACCACGGTCAAGATCACCACCTGCCAGAACATGCACCTGCTGTACTTAGGCCTGCTGGACTACCTGAAGAAA GTGCTGGCAGGATACCCAACAGAGCTAGACAAGCTGCAGAACCTGGTGGTCAACTATTGCTCAGAGCTGTCGGACATGACGGTCATGTCCCAAGAAGCCATAGTGATTACTGATGAGGTCAAG AGGGACATGAGGCAAGAAGAGGCATCCTTTATAGAGGAGCGCAGGGCCCGCGAACACCGGCTCAACCAGCAGAAGAAGCTCATTGATAAGATCCATACCAAGGAGACCAGCGAGAAGTACCGCCGG CGCCAGACAGACCTGGACTTCCCCTCTAATATGATGCTCCCAGATACTCTGAAGG tgaagaagaaagaaacctcCACAGCAGATCTTGGATACCAGACAGAGGTGACTGCGTGGGTGGAGAGGGTCAAGTCTGCTGTGCGATGCTCTCACCTCTGG GACATTGCCGGTCGCTTCCTGGCTCAGAGGAACACAGAGGAGAGCCTGGAGCTGCAGATGGAGGACTGTGAACAGCGGCGGACACAGCTGGAAGCACTGACGAAGAAGCTGGAACTGGAGGAGGCACTACTCAAGTTCCGACAGATCCCCAGCTCTGTCAG CTTTGAGTCCATTGAGTCCAAGATAAAGAACATGCTGCAGGAGGAAGAAGTCAGACTCCAGCAGGCCCACAACAACATGACCCGGAGccagcagctgctgctgaccctgCAGACAGGCATTGACAACCTCTACATCCGGCTCATCGGCAtcaccctgcctgctgcccag AAAGAAGTGGCACCCTCTGACACCCTCGACTTGCATAGCAAGCTGGCATACTGCCAGGGAAAGCTCTCGTATCTGGTTGACCGCCTGCAAATGCTGTCCAGGACTGAGGAG GTCAGCACAAAGGTGAGGGACACCCTGGAGTCCTCAACTCTGAAGGAGAAGCACAACATGAGGATCACCTTTGAGGATGCAGAAGAGGACATGATCG AAACCTTCCAGTTCGCCGACATGGACCACAGCTACGTCCCGTCGCGGGCCGAGATCAAGAAACAGGCCCAGGGACTGATCGAGGGGAAGCTCAAGATggccaagaagaagaagaagtag
- the Ccdc183 gene encoding coiled-coil domain-containing protein 183 isoform X4, giving the protein MKVHEADVEGQELKTITRLQEQCRALQIQGVKEKMAQNKGTLALLRSNIRRGAQDWALAKKYDQWIISRACEKDVHTRMAHGHSTMEVAREKLRKYVFDRVNAHNVLIHLVRRRGQRLESMQLELASLRNQSDATKEEKRMLQVIRQLENNIEKTTVKITTCQNMHLLYLGLLDYLKKVLAGYPTELDKLQNLVVNYCSELSDMTVMSQEAIVITDEVKRDMRQEEASFIEERRAREHRLNQQKKLIDKIHTKETSEKYRRRQTDLDFPSNMMLPDTLKVKKKETSTADLGYQTEVTAWVERVKSAVRCSHLWDIAGRFLAQRNTEESLELQMEDCEQRRTQLEALTKKLELEEALLKFRQIPSSVSFESIESKIKNMLQEEEVRLQQAHNNMTRSQQLLLTLQTGIDNLYIRLIGITLPAAQVSTKVRDTLESSTLKEKHNMRITFEDAEEDMIETFQFADMDHSYVPSRAEIKKQAQGLIEGKLKMAKKKKK; this is encoded by the exons ATGAAGGTGCATGAGGCAGATGTGGAGGGGCAGGAGCTAAAGACCATCACTCGGCTCCAAG AGCAATGTCGGGCGCTCCAGATCCAGGGGGTGAAGGAAAAGATGGCACAGAACAAGGGGACGCTGGCCCTTCTGCGCAGCAACATCCGCCGTGGGGCCCAGGACTGGGCTTTGGCCAAGAAG TACGACCAGTGGATCATCTCCAGAGCTTGCGAGAAGGACGTGCACACGAGGATGGCGCACGGCCACAGCACCATGGAG GTGGCGCGGGAGAAGCTGCGCAAGTACGTCTTCGACCGTGTGAACGCGCACAACGTGCTGATCCACCTGGTGCGGCGGCGCGGGCAGAGGCTGGAGAGCATGCAACTGGAGCTGGCCAGCCTGCGGAACCAGTCAGATGCCACCAAGGAGGAGAAGCGGATGCTGCAG GTCATCCGCCAGCTGGAGAACAACATCGAAAAGACCACGGTCAAGATCACCACCTGCCAGAACATGCACCTGCTGTACTTAGGCCTGCTGGACTACCTGAAGAAA GTGCTGGCAGGATACCCAACAGAGCTAGACAAGCTGCAGAACCTGGTGGTCAACTATTGCTCAGAGCTGTCGGACATGACGGTCATGTCCCAAGAAGCCATAGTGATTACTGATGAGGTCAAG AGGGACATGAGGCAAGAAGAGGCATCCTTTATAGAGGAGCGCAGGGCCCGCGAACACCGGCTCAACCAGCAGAAGAAGCTCATTGATAAGATCCATACCAAGGAGACCAGCGAGAAGTACCGCCGG CGCCAGACAGACCTGGACTTCCCCTCTAATATGATGCTCCCAGATACTCTGAAGG tgaagaagaaagaaacctcCACAGCAGATCTTGGATACCAGACAGAGGTGACTGCGTGGGTGGAGAGGGTCAAGTCTGCTGTGCGATGCTCTCACCTCTGG GACATTGCCGGTCGCTTCCTGGCTCAGAGGAACACAGAGGAGAGCCTGGAGCTGCAGATGGAGGACTGTGAACAGCGGCGGACACAGCTGGAAGCACTGACGAAGAAGCTGGAACTGGAGGAGGCACTACTCAAGTTCCGACAGATCCCCAGCTCTGTCAG CTTTGAGTCCATTGAGTCCAAGATAAAGAACATGCTGCAGGAGGAAGAAGTCAGACTCCAGCAGGCCCACAACAACATGACCCGGAGccagcagctgctgctgaccctgCAGACAGGCATTGACAACCTCTACATCCGGCTCATCGGCAtcaccctgcctgctgcccag GTCAGCACAAAGGTGAGGGACACCCTGGAGTCCTCAACTCTGAAGGAGAAGCACAACATGAGGATCACCTTTGAGGATGCAGAAGAGGACATGATCG AAACCTTCCAGTTCGCCGACATGGACCACAGCTACGTCCCGTCGCGGGCCGAGATCAAGAAACAGGCCCAGGGACTGATCGAGGGGAAGCTCAAGATggccaagaagaagaagaagtag
- the Ccdc183 gene encoding coiled-coil domain-containing protein 183 isoform X5, protein MKVHEADVEGQELKTITRLQEQCRALQIQGVKEKMAQNKGTLALLRSNIRRGAQDWALAKKYDQWIISRACEKDVHTRMAHGHSTMEVAREKLRKYVFDRVNAHNVLIHLVRRRGQRLESMQLELASLRNQSDATKEEKRMLQVIRQLENNIEKTTVKITTCQNMHLLYLGLLDYLKKRDMRQEEASFIEERRAREHRLNQQKKLIDKIHTKETSEKYRRRQTDLDFPSNMMLPDTLKVKKKETSTADLGYQTEVTAWVERVKSAVRCSHLWDIAGRFLAQRNTEESLELQMEDCEQRRTQLEALTKKLELEEALLKFRQIPSSVSFESIESKIKNMLQEEEVRLQQAHNNMTRSQQLLLTLQTGIDNLYIRLIGITLPAAQKEVAPSDTLDLHSKLAYCQGKLSYLVDRLQMLSRTEEVSTKVRDTLESSTLKEKHNMRITFEDAEEDMIGEAPQKVLATGRGHSSIRVSELQSGWRIASLSDQDILEGPGC, encoded by the exons ATGAAGGTGCATGAGGCAGATGTGGAGGGGCAGGAGCTAAAGACCATCACTCGGCTCCAAG AGCAATGTCGGGCGCTCCAGATCCAGGGGGTGAAGGAAAAGATGGCACAGAACAAGGGGACGCTGGCCCTTCTGCGCAGCAACATCCGCCGTGGGGCCCAGGACTGGGCTTTGGCCAAGAAG TACGACCAGTGGATCATCTCCAGAGCTTGCGAGAAGGACGTGCACACGAGGATGGCGCACGGCCACAGCACCATGGAG GTGGCGCGGGAGAAGCTGCGCAAGTACGTCTTCGACCGTGTGAACGCGCACAACGTGCTGATCCACCTGGTGCGGCGGCGCGGGCAGAGGCTGGAGAGCATGCAACTGGAGCTGGCCAGCCTGCGGAACCAGTCAGATGCCACCAAGGAGGAGAAGCGGATGCTGCAG GTCATCCGCCAGCTGGAGAACAACATCGAAAAGACCACGGTCAAGATCACCACCTGCCAGAACATGCACCTGCTGTACTTAGGCCTGCTGGACTACCTGAAGAAA AGGGACATGAGGCAAGAAGAGGCATCCTTTATAGAGGAGCGCAGGGCCCGCGAACACCGGCTCAACCAGCAGAAGAAGCTCATTGATAAGATCCATACCAAGGAGACCAGCGAGAAGTACCGCCGG CGCCAGACAGACCTGGACTTCCCCTCTAATATGATGCTCCCAGATACTCTGAAGG tgaagaagaaagaaacctcCACAGCAGATCTTGGATACCAGACAGAGGTGACTGCGTGGGTGGAGAGGGTCAAGTCTGCTGTGCGATGCTCTCACCTCTGG GACATTGCCGGTCGCTTCCTGGCTCAGAGGAACACAGAGGAGAGCCTGGAGCTGCAGATGGAGGACTGTGAACAGCGGCGGACACAGCTGGAAGCACTGACGAAGAAGCTGGAACTGGAGGAGGCACTACTCAAGTTCCGACAGATCCCCAGCTCTGTCAG CTTTGAGTCCATTGAGTCCAAGATAAAGAACATGCTGCAGGAGGAAGAAGTCAGACTCCAGCAGGCCCACAACAACATGACCCGGAGccagcagctgctgctgaccctgCAGACAGGCATTGACAACCTCTACATCCGGCTCATCGGCAtcaccctgcctgctgcccag AAAGAAGTGGCACCCTCTGACACCCTCGACTTGCATAGCAAGCTGGCATACTGCCAGGGAAAGCTCTCGTATCTGGTTGACCGCCTGCAAATGCTGTCCAGGACTGAGGAG GTCAGCACAAAGGTGAGGGACACCCTGGAGTCCTCAACTCTGAAGGAGAAGCACAACATGAGGATCACCTTTGAGGATGCAGAAGAGGACATGATCGGTGAGGCTCCTCAGAAGGTCCTGGCCACGGGGAGGGGCCACAGCTCAATCAGAGTGTCTGAGCTGCAGAGTGGATGGAGGATAGCCTCTCTGTCTGACCAGGATATCCTGGAGGGACCAGGGTGCTAA
- the Ccdc183 gene encoding coiled-coil domain-containing protein 183 isoform X3, with translation MKVHEADVEGQELKTITRLQEQCRALQIQGVKEKMAQNKGTLALLRSNIRRGAQDWALAKKYDQWIISRACEKDVHTRMAHGHSTMEVAREKLRKYVFDRVNAHNVLIHLVRRRGQRLESMQLELASLRNQSDATKEEKRMLQVIRQLENNIEKTTVKITTCQNMHLLYLGLLDYLKKVLAGYPTELDKLQNLVVNYCSELSDMTVMSQEAIVITDEVKRDMRQEEASFIEERRAREHRLNQQKKLIDKIHTKETSEKYRRRQTDLDFPSNMMLPDTLKVKKKETSTADLGYQTEVTAWVERVKSAVRCSHLWDIAGRFLAQRNTEESLELQMEDCEQRRTQLEALTKKLELEEALLKFRQIPSSVSFESIESKIKNMLQEEEVRLQQAHNNMTRSQQLLLTLQTGIDNLYIRLIGITLPAAQVSTKVRDTLESSTLKEKHNMRITFEDAEEDMIGEAPQKVLATGRGHSSIRVSELQSGWRIASLSDQDILEGPGC, from the exons ATGAAGGTGCATGAGGCAGATGTGGAGGGGCAGGAGCTAAAGACCATCACTCGGCTCCAAG AGCAATGTCGGGCGCTCCAGATCCAGGGGGTGAAGGAAAAGATGGCACAGAACAAGGGGACGCTGGCCCTTCTGCGCAGCAACATCCGCCGTGGGGCCCAGGACTGGGCTTTGGCCAAGAAG TACGACCAGTGGATCATCTCCAGAGCTTGCGAGAAGGACGTGCACACGAGGATGGCGCACGGCCACAGCACCATGGAG GTGGCGCGGGAGAAGCTGCGCAAGTACGTCTTCGACCGTGTGAACGCGCACAACGTGCTGATCCACCTGGTGCGGCGGCGCGGGCAGAGGCTGGAGAGCATGCAACTGGAGCTGGCCAGCCTGCGGAACCAGTCAGATGCCACCAAGGAGGAGAAGCGGATGCTGCAG GTCATCCGCCAGCTGGAGAACAACATCGAAAAGACCACGGTCAAGATCACCACCTGCCAGAACATGCACCTGCTGTACTTAGGCCTGCTGGACTACCTGAAGAAA GTGCTGGCAGGATACCCAACAGAGCTAGACAAGCTGCAGAACCTGGTGGTCAACTATTGCTCAGAGCTGTCGGACATGACGGTCATGTCCCAAGAAGCCATAGTGATTACTGATGAGGTCAAG AGGGACATGAGGCAAGAAGAGGCATCCTTTATAGAGGAGCGCAGGGCCCGCGAACACCGGCTCAACCAGCAGAAGAAGCTCATTGATAAGATCCATACCAAGGAGACCAGCGAGAAGTACCGCCGG CGCCAGACAGACCTGGACTTCCCCTCTAATATGATGCTCCCAGATACTCTGAAGG tgaagaagaaagaaacctcCACAGCAGATCTTGGATACCAGACAGAGGTGACTGCGTGGGTGGAGAGGGTCAAGTCTGCTGTGCGATGCTCTCACCTCTGG GACATTGCCGGTCGCTTCCTGGCTCAGAGGAACACAGAGGAGAGCCTGGAGCTGCAGATGGAGGACTGTGAACAGCGGCGGACACAGCTGGAAGCACTGACGAAGAAGCTGGAACTGGAGGAGGCACTACTCAAGTTCCGACAGATCCCCAGCTCTGTCAG CTTTGAGTCCATTGAGTCCAAGATAAAGAACATGCTGCAGGAGGAAGAAGTCAGACTCCAGCAGGCCCACAACAACATGACCCGGAGccagcagctgctgctgaccctgCAGACAGGCATTGACAACCTCTACATCCGGCTCATCGGCAtcaccctgcctgctgcccag GTCAGCACAAAGGTGAGGGACACCCTGGAGTCCTCAACTCTGAAGGAGAAGCACAACATGAGGATCACCTTTGAGGATGCAGAAGAGGACATGATCGGTGAGGCTCCTCAGAAGGTCCTGGCCACGGGGAGGGGCCACAGCTCAATCAGAGTGTCTGAGCTGCAGAGTGGATGGAGGATAGCCTCTCTGTCTGACCAGGATATCCTGGAGGGACCAGGGTGCTAA
- the Ccdc183 gene encoding coiled-coil domain-containing protein 183 isoform X1, giving the protein MKVHEADVEGQELKTITRLQEQCRALQIQGVKEKMAQNKGTLALLRSNIRRGAQDWALAKKYDQWIISRACEKDVHTRMAHGHSTMEVAREKLRKYVFDRVNAHNVLIHLVRRRGQRLESMQLELASLRNQSDATKEEKRMLQVIRQLENNIEKTTVKITTCQNMHLLYLGLLDYLKKVLAGYPTELDKLQNLVVNYCSELSDMTVMSQEAIVITDEVKRDMRQEEASFIEERRAREHRLNQQKKLIDKIHTKETSEKYRRRQTDLDFPSNMMLPDTLKVKKKETSTADLGYQTEVTAWVERVKSAVRCSHLWDIAGRFLAQRNTEESLELQMEDCEQRRTQLEALTKKLELEEALLKFRQIPSSVSFESIESKIKNMLQEEEVRLQQAHNNMTRSQQLLLTLQTGIDNLYIRLIGITLPAAQKEVAPSDTLDLHSKLAYCQGKLSYLVDRLQMLSRTEEVSTKVRDTLESSTLKEKHNMRITFEDAEEDMIGEAPQKVLATGRGHSSIRVSELQSGWRIASLSDQDILEGPGC; this is encoded by the exons ATGAAGGTGCATGAGGCAGATGTGGAGGGGCAGGAGCTAAAGACCATCACTCGGCTCCAAG AGCAATGTCGGGCGCTCCAGATCCAGGGGGTGAAGGAAAAGATGGCACAGAACAAGGGGACGCTGGCCCTTCTGCGCAGCAACATCCGCCGTGGGGCCCAGGACTGGGCTTTGGCCAAGAAG TACGACCAGTGGATCATCTCCAGAGCTTGCGAGAAGGACGTGCACACGAGGATGGCGCACGGCCACAGCACCATGGAG GTGGCGCGGGAGAAGCTGCGCAAGTACGTCTTCGACCGTGTGAACGCGCACAACGTGCTGATCCACCTGGTGCGGCGGCGCGGGCAGAGGCTGGAGAGCATGCAACTGGAGCTGGCCAGCCTGCGGAACCAGTCAGATGCCACCAAGGAGGAGAAGCGGATGCTGCAG GTCATCCGCCAGCTGGAGAACAACATCGAAAAGACCACGGTCAAGATCACCACCTGCCAGAACATGCACCTGCTGTACTTAGGCCTGCTGGACTACCTGAAGAAA GTGCTGGCAGGATACCCAACAGAGCTAGACAAGCTGCAGAACCTGGTGGTCAACTATTGCTCAGAGCTGTCGGACATGACGGTCATGTCCCAAGAAGCCATAGTGATTACTGATGAGGTCAAG AGGGACATGAGGCAAGAAGAGGCATCCTTTATAGAGGAGCGCAGGGCCCGCGAACACCGGCTCAACCAGCAGAAGAAGCTCATTGATAAGATCCATACCAAGGAGACCAGCGAGAAGTACCGCCGG CGCCAGACAGACCTGGACTTCCCCTCTAATATGATGCTCCCAGATACTCTGAAGG tgaagaagaaagaaacctcCACAGCAGATCTTGGATACCAGACAGAGGTGACTGCGTGGGTGGAGAGGGTCAAGTCTGCTGTGCGATGCTCTCACCTCTGG GACATTGCCGGTCGCTTCCTGGCTCAGAGGAACACAGAGGAGAGCCTGGAGCTGCAGATGGAGGACTGTGAACAGCGGCGGACACAGCTGGAAGCACTGACGAAGAAGCTGGAACTGGAGGAGGCACTACTCAAGTTCCGACAGATCCCCAGCTCTGTCAG CTTTGAGTCCATTGAGTCCAAGATAAAGAACATGCTGCAGGAGGAAGAAGTCAGACTCCAGCAGGCCCACAACAACATGACCCGGAGccagcagctgctgctgaccctgCAGACAGGCATTGACAACCTCTACATCCGGCTCATCGGCAtcaccctgcctgctgcccag AAAGAAGTGGCACCCTCTGACACCCTCGACTTGCATAGCAAGCTGGCATACTGCCAGGGAAAGCTCTCGTATCTGGTTGACCGCCTGCAAATGCTGTCCAGGACTGAGGAG GTCAGCACAAAGGTGAGGGACACCCTGGAGTCCTCAACTCTGAAGGAGAAGCACAACATGAGGATCACCTTTGAGGATGCAGAAGAGGACATGATCGGTGAGGCTCCTCAGAAGGTCCTGGCCACGGGGAGGGGCCACAGCTCAATCAGAGTGTCTGAGCTGCAGAGTGGATGGAGGATAGCCTCTCTGTCTGACCAGGATATCCTGGAGGGACCAGGGTGCTAA
- the Tmem141 gene encoding transmembrane protein 141 — protein sequence MVTLGLSRVDEAVAAKHPGLGEYAACQSNAFMKGVFTFVTGTGVTFCLQMFIQRKFRYPAQWSVLMAVVAGSVASYGVTRVESQKCSNLWLFLETGQLPGDTGTDPRS from the exons ATGGTGACCCTGGGCCTGTCCCGCGTCGACGAGGCCGTGGCCGCCAAACATCCG ggaCTCGGGGAATATGCTGCGTGCCAGTCAAACGCCTTCATGAAGGGCGTGTTCACCTTTGTCACAG GGACCGGCGTGACCTTCTGCCTGCAGATGTTCATTCAGAGAAAGTTCCGGTACCCGGCGCAGTGGAGCGTGCTGATGGCTGTGG TTGCAGGCTCTGTGGCAAGCTATggggtgacaagagtggagtcgCAGAAATGCAGCAACCTCTGGCTCTTCCTGGAGACTGGGCAACTTCCCGGAGACACGGGCACAG ATCCACGAAGCTAA